A portion of the Leifsonia sp. EB41 genome contains these proteins:
- a CDS encoding 4'-phosphopantetheinyl transferase superfamily protein gives MEQSTVVVASTRHVLAVLPHAPLGMAAEARLRRLRSPADRDDFTAARLLAAHVLRAAGAGEVSPADLRQRCEVCGGEHGLPLPVAGRHVSWSHAAGRVAAGTSWSRLGVDVEVEGEVNLADALTPAERSFVGAAADPARAFRLAWTAKEACVKAGVARLDAFAALEVLAAPEALRPSHAGLLLSTRSVTGAIAAAATVEPARWATLGDRSELVPAPVPVPDRAVGRRA, from the coding sequence ATGGAGCAGAGCACGGTCGTCGTCGCGTCGACGCGGCACGTCCTGGCCGTCCTCCCGCACGCGCCGCTCGGGATGGCCGCGGAGGCCCGGCTGCGGAGGCTGCGGTCGCCGGCAGACCGGGACGACTTCACCGCCGCCCGCCTGCTCGCCGCGCACGTGCTCCGTGCCGCCGGCGCCGGGGAGGTTTCGCCCGCGGACCTGCGGCAGCGCTGCGAGGTCTGCGGCGGCGAGCACGGCCTCCCGCTCCCGGTGGCCGGCCGCCACGTGAGCTGGTCGCACGCCGCCGGCCGGGTGGCCGCCGGGACGTCGTGGTCCCGCCTCGGCGTGGACGTCGAGGTGGAGGGCGAGGTGAATCTCGCCGACGCACTCACGCCCGCCGAGCGCTCTTTCGTGGGTGCGGCGGCGGACCCCGCGCGGGCCTTCCGGCTGGCGTGGACCGCCAAGGAGGCCTGCGTGAAAGCGGGGGTCGCGCGGCTGGACGCGTTCGCCGCGCTGGAGGTCCTCGCGGCTCCGGAGGCGCTGCGCCCCTCGCACGCCGGCCTCCTGTTGAGCACCCGGTCCGTTACCGGCGCGATCGCGGCCGCCGCGACCGTCGAACCCGCGCGCTGGGCGACCCTCGGCGACCGCTCCGAGCTCGTGCCCGCGCCCGTCCCTGTCCCCGACCGGGCTGTCGGTCGCCGCGCGTAG
- a CDS encoding alpha/beta fold hydrolase → MKLYTREWGGGDRYAVLVHGVMSDSRNWRRVGPVLAERGYHVVAVDLRGHGHSPRTEEYTPELMAQDIVDTVPYAPELVMGHSLGGLTVSLAIDRLHPDRAVYVDPAFSCPAANWFQLMLAPAFLKTLARQSAARIAKRNPRWDPADVAIEVETFKSFDRAAIPAVLVPHVMRAPEHMAVPSLVMLADNSHLVKPHIAERLRDTGFDVRVVRGSGHVINRDDHDGFMEALEGWI, encoded by the coding sequence ATGAAGTTGTATACGCGCGAGTGGGGCGGAGGAGACCGTTACGCGGTCCTCGTCCACGGCGTCATGTCGGACTCGCGCAATTGGCGTCGGGTCGGCCCTGTGCTCGCCGAGCGCGGCTACCACGTGGTCGCCGTCGACCTCCGCGGTCACGGTCACAGCCCGCGCACCGAGGAGTACACCCCCGAACTGATGGCGCAGGACATCGTCGACACCGTCCCGTACGCGCCCGAGCTGGTCATGGGCCACTCGCTCGGCGGTCTGACCGTGAGCCTCGCGATCGACCGGCTGCACCCGGACCGCGCCGTCTACGTCGACCCCGCCTTCTCCTGCCCGGCCGCCAACTGGTTCCAGCTCATGCTGGCGCCGGCCTTCCTGAAGACGCTCGCCCGGCAGTCCGCCGCGCGCATCGCCAAGCGCAACCCGCGTTGGGACCCGGCGGACGTCGCGATCGAGGTCGAGACGTTCAAGTCGTTCGACCGCGCCGCCATCCCGGCCGTGCTCGTGCCGCACGTCATGCGCGCCCCCGAGCACATGGCGGTGCCGTCGCTGGTGATGCTGGCCGACAACTCCCACCTGGTGAAGCCGCACATCGCCGAGCGCCTGCGCGACACCGGCTTCGACGTGCGCGTGGTGCGGGGGAGCGGCCACGTCATCAACCGCGACGACCACGACGGGTTCATGGAGGCCCTCGAGGGCTGGATCTGA
- the pth gene encoding aminoacyl-tRNA hydrolase, with protein sequence MASPLSSEGPWLVVGLGNPGPGYAATRHNVGQMVLDELASRGRLTFKTHKTNSTVAEGRLAPGGPRFILAKPNTFMNVSGGPVSQLLRFYSLDPAHLIVVQDELDIPFDTLKLKFGGGHGGHNGVRDVIAATGTGDFTRVRVGVGRPPGSRAAADHVLAGFSAEERKNLPILVGDAADAIEKIATDGLTAAQNQFHTER encoded by the coding sequence ATGGCCAGTCCTCTCTCTTCAGAGGGCCCCTGGCTCGTGGTCGGGCTCGGTAACCCCGGGCCCGGCTACGCGGCCACGCGTCACAACGTGGGGCAGATGGTGCTGGACGAGCTCGCGTCGCGCGGCCGTCTCACCTTCAAGACCCACAAGACGAACTCCACGGTCGCCGAGGGGCGTCTCGCCCCCGGCGGGCCGCGGTTCATCCTGGCCAAGCCGAACACGTTCATGAACGTGTCCGGAGGCCCGGTGTCGCAGCTCCTGCGGTTCTACTCGCTCGACCCCGCGCACCTGATCGTGGTGCAGGACGAGCTGGACATCCCGTTCGACACCCTGAAGCTGAAATTCGGCGGCGGCCACGGCGGCCACAACGGCGTGCGCGACGTGATCGCGGCGACCGGCACCGGCGACTTCACCCGGGTGCGCGTCGGCGTCGGCCGCCCGCCCGGCTCCCGTGCTGCTGCGGACCACGTGCTCGCCGGTTTCAGCGCGGAGGAGCGCAAGAATCTCCCGATCCTCGTGGGCGACGCCGCCGACGCGATCGAGAAGATCGCCACCGACGGCCTCACCGCGGCGCAGAACCAGTTCCACACCGAGCGCTGA
- a CDS encoding 50S ribosomal protein L25/general stress protein Ctc — MADESNKVVAEIRDSFGKGAARKIRAKGLIPAVIYGHGTDPVHVTVPAHQVGLLLRKANAILDLDIDGTSQLTLVKDVQKDPVLQIIEHLDLIIVRRGEKVVVEVPVHVEGEPFSGTIAVLDIPTIKLEVEATHIPERIVIDVTDAEEGTQYHAKDFALPTGAVLAEDEDLLILNVVVPAASRADEEAEEAAAAEAAEEAAEEAAAEESAE; from the coding sequence ATGGCTGACGAGTCCAACAAGGTCGTCGCGGAGATCCGCGACAGCTTCGGCAAGGGCGCTGCCCGCAAGATCCGCGCGAAGGGCCTGATCCCCGCGGTCATCTACGGCCACGGCACCGACCCGGTGCACGTCACCGTCCCGGCCCACCAGGTCGGCCTGCTGCTGCGCAAGGCCAACGCGATCCTCGACCTCGACATCGACGGCACGAGCCAGCTCACCCTGGTGAAGGACGTCCAGAAGGACCCGGTGCTCCAGATCATCGAGCACCTCGACCTCATCATCGTCCGCCGCGGCGAGAAGGTCGTCGTCGAGGTCCCCGTGCACGTCGAGGGCGAGCCGTTCTCCGGCACCATCGCGGTGCTCGACATCCCGACCATCAAGCTCGAGGTCGAGGCCACCCACATCCCCGAGCGCATCGTCATCGACGTGACCGACGCCGAGGAGGGCACCCAGTACCACGCCAAGGACTTCGCCCTCCCGACGGGCGCCGTGCTCGCCGAGGACGAGGACCTGCTCATCCTCAACGTCGTCGTCCCGGCCGCCTCGCGCGCCGACGAGGAGGCGGAAGAGGCCGCTGCTGCCGAGGCCGCCGAGGAGGCTGCCGAGGAGGCCGCCGCCGAAGAGTCCGCGGAGTAA
- a CDS encoding gluconokinase gives MSVRVVVMGVSGSGKSTVGKLVADALGAGFVDGDDLHPPANVAKMSQGVPLTDDDREPWLRAVGRTLADAGPAGMVVACSALKRSYRDLIRSEAPGTFFAELDGDRALLAERMIRPGHFMPASLLDSQLATLEPLQHGEDGVRLDVAEPPEEVVTAIVDDVRSAVG, from the coding sequence GTGAGCGTCAGGGTCGTGGTGATGGGCGTGTCCGGGTCGGGCAAGTCGACGGTCGGGAAGCTGGTCGCCGACGCGCTCGGCGCAGGGTTCGTGGACGGCGACGACCTCCACCCGCCCGCGAACGTCGCCAAGATGAGCCAGGGCGTCCCGCTGACCGACGACGACCGCGAGCCCTGGTTGCGCGCGGTCGGGCGCACGCTCGCGGACGCCGGTCCGGCCGGGATGGTCGTCGCGTGCTCGGCGCTGAAGCGCTCGTACCGCGATCTGATCCGCTCGGAGGCTCCCGGCACGTTCTTCGCCGAGCTGGACGGCGACCGCGCCCTGCTCGCCGAGCGGATGATCCGGCCGGGCCACTTCATGCCGGCCTCCCTGCTCGACTCGCAGCTCGCGACGCTGGAGCCGCTCCAGCACGGGGAGGACGGCGTGCGGCTCGACGTCGCCGAACCTCCGGAGGAGGTCGTGACCGCGATCGTGGACGACGTGCGCTCGGCCGTCGGGTAG